One Sphingomonas sabuli genomic region harbors:
- a CDS encoding SDR family NAD(P)-dependent oxidoreductase, giving the protein MAQGVALITGASAGLGVDFARQLSKRGYRLVLAARRKDRLDALAAELGNARAVAIDLSEPGAAGRLIADIAAAGEQIDLLVNNAGFGLYGRMQSADPARLREMIDLNCGALTELCRAVLPEMVERRGGAILNVASTAAFQPGPGMAVYFATKAFVLSLSEALHEEVRKAGVKVVALCPGPTATEFGGVAGFKSNGAVDSLAMTSEDVVRIGLDALDSNKAVAVTGLRNKVAPFFIRFVPRSMVRRATALIKF; this is encoded by the coding sequence ATGGCGCAGGGCGTTGCCCTGATCACCGGTGCGTCCGCCGGGCTGGGCGTGGACTTCGCCCGGCAATTGTCCAAGCGCGGGTACCGGCTGGTGCTGGCCGCCCGTCGCAAGGACCGATTGGACGCGCTGGCCGCGGAACTGGGCAATGCCCGCGCGGTGGCGATCGACCTTAGCGAGCCCGGAGCGGCCGGCCGGCTGATCGCCGACATCGCCGCGGCAGGGGAGCAGATCGACCTGCTCGTCAATAACGCCGGCTTTGGCCTTTACGGGCGGATGCAGTCGGCCGACCCGGCGCGGCTGCGCGAAATGATCGATCTCAATTGCGGCGCGCTGACCGAATTGTGCCGCGCGGTCCTGCCCGAGATGGTCGAGCGGCGCGGCGGCGCGATCCTCAACGTCGCGTCGACCGCCGCCTTCCAGCCCGGCCCCGGCATGGCGGTCTATTTCGCGACCAAGGCCTTCGTCCTGTCGCTGTCCGAAGCGCTGCACGAGGAAGTGCGCAAGGCCGGCGTCAAGGTCGTCGCCCTGTGCCCCGGCCCGACCGCGACCGAGTTCGGCGGCGTCGCCGGCTTCAAGAGCAACGGCGCGGTCGACAGCCTTGCCATGACTTCGGAGGACGTGGTGCGGATCGGGCTCGACGCGCTCGATTCGAACAAGGCGGTGGCGGTCACGGGCCTGCGCAACAAGGTCGCGCCGTTCTTCATCCGCTTCGTGCCGCGTTCGATGGTCCGGCGCGCCACGGCGCTGATCAAATTCTAG
- a CDS encoding CDC48 family AAA ATPase yields the protein MADSEVKERATVRKVQVANLTPGDSGRGIARLPAKLMQELGLAEGDIIRIEGKRITAARAIRPYGEDEGLDIIRLDGLERANAGVGSGEFVEIAKAVSKPATKVVFAPASDHVRLQGSADALKRTFDGRPLCEGDTVATAGHQRVNADMPEQIRQMLNAPAYALQEVRLVVVSASPKGIVHIDAGTDIELRTEFVAGEAGDRRADVTYDDLGGMGDTIDALREMVELPLRHPELFQRLGVDPPKGVLLHGPPGTGKTRLARAVANESSAHFFHIAGPEVMGSAYGESERKLRELFEKAAAEAPSIIFIDEIDSIAPKRGQVQGETEKRLVAQLLSLMDGIEPRQNLVVIAATNRPEAIDEALRRPGRFDREIIVGVPDVHGRQEILEIHTRGMPLSPDVDISDLARRTYGFVGADLASLTREAAMEAVRRIMPRIDPDKDSIPTEVLDDLSVERADFENALKRVQPSAMREVMVEAPQVRWTDIGGLDESMEKLREGIELPLKHPEAFKRIGIRPARGFLLYGPPGTGKTLLAKATARESSANFIATKSSDLLSKWYGESEQQIAKLFARARQVAPTIIFIDEIDSLVPARGGGMGEPQVTERVVNTILAEMDGLEELNNVVVIGATNRPSLIDPALLRPGRFDELVYVGPPDTAGRRRILAIHTSGMPLADDVDLESLAQRTERFTGADLEDLVRRAGLTALRAGLDTGKVTMANFEDALKDTRASVTEDMLEEYRKIQDTLKSNAVRPTGIGFVLPGMLTPRNETKGASASGEGATQPGEGDQH from the coding sequence ATGGCCGATAGCGAAGTCAAGGAACGCGCCACGGTGCGCAAGGTCCAGGTCGCCAACCTGACGCCGGGCGACAGCGGGCGCGGAATCGCGCGGCTGCCCGCCAAGCTGATGCAGGAACTCGGCCTGGCCGAGGGCGACATCATCCGGATCGAGGGCAAGCGGATCACCGCCGCCCGCGCCATCCGCCCCTATGGCGAGGACGAAGGGCTCGATATCATCCGCCTCGACGGGCTGGAGCGCGCCAACGCCGGCGTCGGATCGGGCGAGTTCGTCGAGATCGCCAAGGCCGTGTCGAAGCCCGCGACCAAGGTCGTGTTCGCGCCCGCATCCGATCACGTCCGGTTGCAGGGCTCGGCGGACGCGCTCAAGCGCACGTTCGACGGCCGCCCGCTGTGCGAGGGCGACACCGTCGCCACCGCCGGGCACCAGCGCGTCAACGCCGACATGCCCGAGCAGATTAGGCAGATGCTCAACGCGCCGGCCTACGCGCTACAGGAAGTGCGGTTGGTGGTCGTTTCCGCATCGCCCAAGGGCATCGTCCACATCGATGCCGGTACCGACATCGAATTGCGCACCGAATTCGTTGCCGGCGAGGCTGGCGACCGCCGCGCCGACGTTACCTATGACGACCTTGGCGGCATGGGCGACACGATCGACGCGCTGCGCGAAATGGTCGAACTGCCGCTGCGCCACCCGGAGCTGTTCCAGCGGCTGGGCGTCGATCCGCCCAAGGGCGTGTTGCTGCATGGCCCGCCCGGCACCGGCAAGACCCGGCTGGCGCGTGCGGTCGCCAATGAATCGAGCGCGCATTTCTTCCACATCGCCGGGCCCGAAGTGATGGGCTCCGCCTACGGCGAAAGCGAACGCAAGCTGCGCGAGCTGTTCGAGAAGGCGGCGGCCGAAGCGCCGTCGATCATCTTCATTGACGAGATCGATTCGATCGCGCCCAAGCGCGGGCAGGTGCAGGGCGAAACCGAAAAGCGGCTGGTCGCGCAATTGCTCAGCCTGATGGACGGGATCGAGCCGCGCCAGAACCTGGTCGTCATCGCCGCCACCAACCGGCCCGAAGCAATCGACGAGGCGCTGCGCCGTCCCGGCCGCTTCGACCGCGAGATCATCGTCGGCGTGCCCGACGTCCACGGCCGGCAGGAAATCCTGGAAATCCACACGCGCGGCATGCCGCTGAGCCCCGACGTCGATATCAGCGACCTTGCCCGGCGAACCTACGGCTTCGTCGGCGCCGACCTTGCCTCGCTGACCCGCGAGGCGGCGATGGAAGCGGTCCGGCGGATCATGCCGCGGATCGACCCGGACAAGGACAGCATCCCGACCGAAGTGCTAGACGACCTGTCGGTCGAACGCGCCGATTTCGAAAATGCGCTGAAGCGCGTGCAGCCGTCGGCGATGCGCGAAGTGATGGTCGAGGCGCCGCAGGTGCGCTGGACCGACATTGGCGGGCTCGACGAGTCGATGGAGAAGCTGCGCGAGGGGATCGAGCTTCCGCTCAAGCATCCCGAGGCGTTCAAGCGCATCGGCATCCGCCCGGCGCGCGGTTTCTTGCTCTACGGTCCGCCGGGCACCGGCAAGACGCTGCTGGCCAAGGCGACCGCGCGCGAAAGCAGCGCCAATTTCATCGCCACCAAATCGTCCGATCTGCTGTCCAAATGGTATGGCGAGAGCGAGCAGCAGATCGCCAAGCTGTTCGCCCGTGCCCGCCAGGTCGCGCCGACGATCATCTTCATCGACGAGATCGACAGCCTGGTCCCGGCGCGCGGCGGCGGCATGGGCGAACCGCAGGTGACCGAACGGGTGGTCAACACCATCCTTGCGGAAATGGACGGGCTGGAAGAGCTCAACAACGTGGTCGTCATCGGCGCCACCAACCGGCCCAGCTTGATCGACCCGGCGCTGCTTCGCCCGGGCCGGTTCGACGAGCTGGTCTATGTCGGGCCTCCGGATACCGCCGGGCGCCGGCGGATCCTTGCAATCCATACGTCGGGCATGCCGCTGGCCGACGACGTCGACCTCGAATCGCTGGCGCAGCGCACCGAGCGTTTCACCGGCGCCGACCTTGAAGACCTTGTCCGCCGGGCGGGCCTGACCGCGCTTCGCGCCGGGCTCGACACCGGCAAGGTGACGATGGCCAATTTCGAGGATGCGCTAAAGGACACGCGCGCGTCGGTGACCGAGGACATGCTCGAGGAATATCGCAAGATTCAGGACACGCTGAAGAGCAATGCAGTGCGCCCCACCGGCATCGGCTTCGTGCTTCCGGGCATGCTCACCCCGCGCAACGAAACCAAGGGCGCGTCCGCGTCAGGCGAGGGCGCGACCCAGCCAGGCGAGGGCGACCAGCACTAG
- a CDS encoding MFS transporter, producing the protein MVAIAPKGRIATTALATPHFLLLYAAMLVAAAGNTAMQSVMPAIGRETGVADFWVAIAYTWSAVLWVLMAPFWAEKSDRHGRKALTLLGLAGFIASMLLCGIVLDLGLAHVLGGAATFGLFAVFRAIYGGLGCAIPSATQAYLAAKTRRSGRVAVLSALSSSFGLGTIIGPALAPLFVFAPLGLPGPLFAFAIIAAAVMAAIIAWLPNDRYGRRAGRGAAMSYPSQASAVTGASVLAATATGRRTRLKWSDPRIRPWIFAGVAAGHAQAATLTCLGFFVIDRLALAPEGSESSIAIVMMAGASATLAAQWGLIPRLGIGPRALIVWGSLVAAAGLAGTMAAGDLYGVTVGFALASLGFGMTRPGFTAGASLAVPLADQGAVAGVITSANGISFVAAPALGMALYALDPNLPFAASALVLVALAWLGRALA; encoded by the coding sequence ATGGTCGCGATTGCACCTAAAGGGCGGATCGCCACCACCGCGCTCGCCACGCCGCACTTCCTGCTGCTTTACGCGGCGATGCTGGTGGCGGCGGCCGGCAACACCGCGATGCAGTCCGTCATGCCGGCGATCGGCCGCGAAACCGGGGTCGCCGATTTTTGGGTCGCGATCGCTTACACCTGGTCGGCGGTGCTGTGGGTGCTGATGGCGCCTTTCTGGGCGGAGAAGAGCGACCGCCACGGGCGCAAGGCACTGACGCTGCTGGGGCTGGCCGGCTTCATCGCCTCGATGCTGCTGTGCGGGATCGTGCTCGACTTGGGGCTCGCCCACGTCCTCGGCGGGGCCGCGACCTTCGGCCTGTTCGCCGTTTTCCGCGCCATTTACGGCGGGCTGGGCTGCGCCATTCCATCTGCGACTCAAGCCTATCTCGCGGCCAAGACGCGGCGCAGCGGCCGGGTCGCGGTGCTGTCGGCGCTGTCGTCGTCCTTCGGCCTCGGCACGATCATCGGTCCCGCGTTGGCGCCCTTGTTCGTGTTCGCGCCGCTCGGCCTCCCCGGCCCGCTGTTCGCCTTTGCGATCATCGCCGCGGCGGTGATGGCGGCGATCATCGCCTGGCTGCCCAACGACCGCTACGGCCGCCGGGCCGGGCGCGGCGCGGCGATGAGCTATCCCTCGCAGGCCTCCGCGGTGACCGGCGCAAGCGTGCTTGCGGCCACCGCTACCGGCCGCCGCACGCGGCTCAAATGGTCGGACCCGCGCATCCGCCCGTGGATTTTCGCCGGGGTCGCCGCAGGCCACGCGCAGGCCGCGACCCTGACCTGCCTCGGCTTTTTCGTCATCGACCGGCTGGCGCTCGCCCCGGAAGGATCGGAAAGCTCGATCGCGATCGTCATGATGGCCGGCGCGTCCGCCACGCTGGCCGCGCAATGGGGGCTGATCCCGCGCCTCGGCATCGGGCCGCGCGCGCTGATCGTCTGGGGCTCGCTGGTCGCGGCCGCCGGTCTTGCCGGTACGATGGCGGCCGGCGACCTCTACGGCGTTACGGTCGGTTTCGCGCTGGCCTCGCTCGGCTTCGGCATGACCCGGCCAGGCTTCACCGCCGGCGCGTCGCTGGCCGTCCCGCTGGCCGACCAGGGCGCTGTCGCGGGCGTCATCACTTCGGCCAACGGGATCAGCTTCGTCGCCGCTCCGGCGCTGGGCATGGCGCTTTACGCGCTCGACCCCAACCTGCCGTTCGCGGCCAGCGCGCTAGTGCTGGTCGCCCTCGCCTGGCTGGGTCGCGCCCTCGCCTGA